Genomic DNA from Lactuca sativa cultivar Salinas chromosome 8, Lsat_Salinas_v11, whole genome shotgun sequence:
AAAATATATCATCTAACATATATTCTTTTAAAATAGATCAAATTTAATCTTTTGGTATCTCATTCTTCAAGAAtgcaaaataaaaattgttttttctAAGATTTTTCAATCTCATAGAATATCGTTCTAACAGAATCAGATCGTTTgtgattaaaaaaatatgtttgaattgatttaactaaaaaaatcataatttttaaaattaaaaaatcaattatcTCTTAAAATTCGATAATTTCCatttttaaatataattgaaTTTAGTAAAAATGCTTGGACCACAAAGAAGTTTTACATCCGCACAATATTtacaatccatatatatatatatatatacatatatatatatatatatatatatatatatatatatatatatatatatatatatatatatatatatatatatatatatatatatatatatatatatatatatatatatatatatatatatatatatatatatatatcgcgaATGGACTTGCAACAGTTTAAAATGAAATCAAGAATTTCAATTACTTGGCGGTCTATCTCATTTGCAAGAAAAAATTAAAAGACAACCATCCTCCGTTGTGATGGTCTTATCTTTGCATCTTTAATTTTATGTTTCTCGTTCAAAAGTCTAACATGTCGTATCATAAAAATGGTGTCTCGCAAATCATTATCGTGTTTTATTAGATGATGACCTTGAATTTATTATAAACTAGAAATCGTTCATTTTCCGCTTGGCGGGGGACGCATGTCAAAAGTCTTTTTATGTCTTCTTTGTGGGGGGTATAATCCATAAATTTTCTATTAGGCATGGATcacttttttaatgttttttacaCATATGGACCATTTGTTGTAATAAAAAACTATGCATATGGACCTATTCTGTAAATTACAAggataattttataatttattttctatATATGGACCAAACGCGCCAACATATAAAGGTCGTGTGGCCAAAGTCTAAAAAAAACATCGACATTTTCTATAAATTACAAGAACaacttttataatttattttttttacgaCGAACTCTATCAATATACAAAAGTGTAGAGGCCAAAACTCAAATGTAACTTTTCTGTAAATTACAACTTCTAATTTATTTTTTAGATAAGGATCAAACCTACCAACATATTAAACTATTATAGTAAAAATCTAACATCCAAAATAGTTATGGCAAAAGTCTAAAAGACAAGTAAATTATTTAgctttttattatatataataatatttcacgaaaattaaattaaaacgcTACTAGTTTATTGGTGTTCCCTTTTATCACACTAAGAAATAAGAATACACATGAGTTCACAATTCGTGTTTATATATTCGGTAGTTTCACAATTCGTGTTTATATATTCGGTAGTTGTGAgtcttatatgttatatgtgtttgataaaacaaaaaattaaatattaaggttaaacaaaattttatttaaaattgaaatttaagatttgaaatttaaatttaaaaaacataCAACCTCCTAATATGGTATTGCAAGGTTCGAAGTTTTTGCTAAAAATTGACTACTTTCTCATGTGTCATTAATGTTCTCTCCGACTTGTTATGCTAGAATCATGCTCTTTAACTCTTTTCTCTAGATTTCTAtatagacaaaactgcacaaatggttcctatggttagctaaaaattgtcattttggtctaaaaaagtttggactagcaccagaggtccaaacttttcattttgttgcgagtttggtccgatTTGCTTTGAACTATTTTATAAAGACAATTTTGTCCTTGCTTTTtgtcttttttagttttttatttatttaaatatttttctgattaaaagaaaattttaaaaaaaaattgaaagccgaaactctctctctctctctgtctctctttctctctcttcacCACCACTTcgtttcttttcaaaaaaaagtaCAATCCATGAACACTACTTCAGAAATCCATGAACACCACATTAGAAATTAGAAATCCATGAACACCTACTTCAGAAATCAAAACACATATTTATAGTTatgattttcataaaaataaaatatcacCACCACCATTGAAGATTTGAACTAGATTTAGGGGAAAGAAATCGATATATTGTCTTCAAACACGAAAACACGCATACACGAACAGATCTCGTTTCGTCTTCAGATCTCGGAGCATATATGACGAGGTAGAGAGATGGATTTTGATTAACCTCCGCTGGTTTGTCTTCTCCGAACCACGACGTAGACATGGAAGACAAAATGATGATAAAATTACATTCTTCTGCATAGTTTCATCTAAATCGATCTCGAAGACGAACTACCGTCAATCTAACCCTTGTCGAAGCCACCTGTTAAAGCAATTCCTACCACCCAAAACCCATCCCTTCACCTCAGGTCTCTCCCCTTGATTTCCAGTCGCAAAACACCGCATCTGAAAACCCTAGCCGGCAAAAAACCCTAACTTCAAATTTCGATCCCCTTTCTCTTGTCTTCGACTGTCAAAGTTCAAAGGGAGGGTAGAAACGATCGAAGTGGGTGTTTGGGTTGTTGCTACCTGAACGAAGGGAGGCAGAGGGGTGCCCAGGCGGACGCCAACcgccaatttcttcttctttggaTGGTTGTAAGCAAGAaatgagaaagagagagagagagagagagagagagagagaatggcgATGATGAGGGCTGATCAGGGATGCAGACGACTTGCCTAATTTTTTGTTGGAGATGGAGATGCTCTTTGAGGGTATCTCTTGGCAACAACAGTGAAACACAAAGATGGAAGAGGGATGGGGAAGACGGtgggtggagagagagagagagagaaagaaagaaagaaagaaagaaagaaagaaagaaagagagagattgtatattttatttatttttttctttacaAAAAATTATTAAAGTAAAATAGCAAAgacaatttttttcttttaaatagaaaaacatttaaataaattaataaacaaaaaaagTAAGGGCAAAATCCTCATAATGAAAAAGTTCAAAGCAAATTGGACCAAACGGTGGTGTTActctggagagagagagagagagagagagagagagagagagagagtaagttATTAGGTGCAAGCGGTAGCTGGTGGGCGTTGGTTTTCCTACAGTAAGTGTGAGTGAGAAATAGAGTGATTGTGTGTAAGTCccaaaaattgcttgtgtatcaatcagatctaattgatggtgcggaattccaatcaattggatgatgtcatatcaatatagaagagaaggagaagaagaataacttgaatctaatgtattgatgatatgattgataTTCCtcacaatagattctctcacacacacacacacacacttcttctctctaactttctctctcttctctagccacTTCTCTTCTTAAgtgtacactcccacatgcactcctctatttatatggacctccagccatacacatgtgtacagccgcacaccctgtgtacggtcgtacacacaaaccgcaaacacatacaacattacataaaaatatattttcctagaaaagcaaagtataaaccatatttttgacccaacaatctcctccttggtttatagctttctttttttTATGAAAGGGCTGTTGTGCGAGGTTGTTGCTTGCGAGGCCGAGGATCCGAAGCGAGGCGAGGCTGCTGCGATGCGAGGTTGCGATACGAGGACGAGGACCGCACACCGGGTCCGCACACCGAGCCGTATACTCCGAGCCGCACACCGAACCGCACTCTGAGCCGCACACACCGAGGTTGctgagccgcacaccttcaaccagccgcactccttcaaccgggccgcacaccttcaacagattcgcaaaaaaaaaaaacgacgtttttcaccctttttgctccaaaactcgatcaaaaactcgtttttatgaaaaatgcaaagaagtaaccccccttatttttgcgatatctatccaaaaacacaattctcttttcaaaataagatcaaataagctccaattCTGAAAAATTGATtaatacaaccaagctctgataccaattgtaagtccccaaaattgcttgtgtatcaatcagatccaattgatggtgcggaatcccaatcaattggatgatgtcagatcaaaatagaagagaaggagaagaagaatatgtcacaccccaaaaccaagaacggcggaaacgttctggggcggaggacgtcatgtacaatatcacaacacagtaaatgtaaataagcaaacaaaatcatccattgcattaaatatataattttaatacaagcgggttccgtacagttttagacaccaaaaatataatgtaaatcaaaataatatgatgagccttgaatgcgctccatcttctcaaaatctggcatcggtacttgtctactgatgacctgagaatacaagttattttgaaagagtttatcagcattaagccggtgagttcataagtattttagtgtcggtgtttgttatcaaaacgtttgaacgtgtctcaagtataagtttgtaaaatgtatgtaagtgtttgtaaaggtttgaatctctcagaaaaacctatattttctattaaagtagccttctaccaatgcttaattattttgtatgctcgtttgttgtaaaattGTGTAATTtctcaagtgtaactatcatttaacaaatatagtttgtacattaatgtttaagtgaggttatcactaaaaatatgtaatgggtaaatcattgtagtactgtagttttgtattataggaactactgctgtactaactaccttaaaccggatttatattaaggtataatgtgataattgcaccatactatcgactggtaacaacgacatacgaatggtcgtaataacggaatgacgtttggcacccgcagacctgcaggtccggttgtagctagcagcaaggtgtaggatagtcaatccagtatagatctatacgcaaactcacactctcactccaagagaattctggctacaactcgggccatgacatttaaggcatgctccgatccagtggatcacaattgttatcgtattcttgtatgtgtaatgtttctcgttctagtatagttgtatatgttctcctcctagtatagttgtatatgttctctttctagtatagttgtatatgttctcatcctagtatagttgtatatgttctctttctagtatagttgtatatgttctcatagtaatgtaatgtatagactcatgaatgaactgactcattgatctaacagttgtagtatgatcctgtgttaccctgatggtaacttactagtaatgtgtatagtacgcatgaatatggaagtacttttatgtctatatatgtataactgatatataactaatattgaaacgaccttcggatggtcacccgaaatcccaccagaccacatccaaatcgagaaaaaggaaatagggcggatggccttcctaagccctttaaacattgcttatatatctatgcatatatgggcatgcaatttataagaagtataacaaagtttaaataaaattatttggtaagtaaaagagtttataaaacattttgaagtaaagcagtttgataaacagtttgaacagtgataaaatcattggttttctagttattaatcacatgtgattgatttcaataactataagcattgaacttgtattccccccataaagtatttaaaacatttaaaagtatttcaaaggttaattaaaggggtatgaactcacatgtggtgagtggtttggattgtagtgtcggataccgtgctaggtggcaaacggagacttgttcacacgcacgagcctagttatcatataatgagcatatatataacttattagccaaataataacttaatgaaataagtttggacactcaggaacatgtaaacacttggtataagtgttataggtcctaatggttgcatctaagttgctacgggacaaggctaaaggggtttaatgtaccaaatgaccttgtatatgagtttaccacccaacaaaccccacccttggagtttacggtcgtaaacccttgagtttacggccgtgaactcttgacttggtggttttgggtgttttaaagtgttaaatgatttctagaataagcctagcattggtggtttaatcctttaggtagtttagggccttagaatgctcctttgagaagtttacggcctaaagaccatatcccctagagtttacggccgtaaactcctatggggtgggtgttttaattcatttaagcctcttgcacacaaaggataaattctagacttttgtttaaggctaaaggggactttaggcacactttggtgcctttacttggagtttacggcccaagagcatttcttggccgtaaactcccttttagggatgattttgatgtgatttactccccattcaagctaCAAGTAATAGAGGGTTATTGTCTTAAAGTCTTAGGagtgtttagggcactttaagcccttgaaatttggtgtttacggtccaagaaactcttgggccgtaaactcctaaaactaggtGTTCTTGGTTGTGTTCTAGCTTTAAAAGATCATACATAATGTCCTTAACTagctacctaacaaggaaatgggactagatagctcttaggcttcgttttggagtttactccccaagaacgttcttgggcggtaaactcccggatcttacaTATTTGATATGTaaactatgttattaagcataaaaaaaaaagtaataaaacaCAACTAGGGAAGTGGACTCACGacttgggatgaaaacccgaagatccgtgagagagaaattggcttttctctagttggaaatatgAATAATGcataatttagttcagaaatccaTTTATAGTCCTGatatattttggcagaaaatattttattctggaattggactctaacatgatgaagtgttgaaatgctcaagtttcacaaacccatgagcatcatctctcctgatatctccttaaatgtaaaccctaatgtacacaaacttattcggaaaagtctgaagttcattgaaactggactagcttctattgaatagttagtgttcgtacaaaatggaaatttcgggttgtcacagaataacttgaatctaatgtattgCTGATATGATTGATGCttcttacaatagattctctctcacacacacttcttctatcttactttctctctctcttctctagccttatCTTCTTTTTttaaccgtacactcccacatgcactcctcaaattatatggacctccagccatacacatgtgtacagcagcacaccctgtgtacggtacacacaaaccgcaaacacatacaatattatataaaaatatattttcctagaaaagcaaagtataaaccatatttttgacccaacattgTGTTATAAAGAGAGAGGTGTAGGTTAGTTTGGGCCATtactatatattttttaaaaatctaaaattAGATAAAgaattaaaagaaattgaaaacaaaaataataagggTAAACAAGTCTTTTCAAGTTCGGTCTAAATTTTTAGGGACCAAATATGCATCGAAATTTCAATTTTGGACCAACTATACATAAAACAAATTAGACTCAAAATGTATTTTTTGATAAACCATAGGGACTAGTTTTAtaatttactcaaaaataaaACATCTCTCTTTCACAAACTCCAGGAAGTCAAAATGGATGTTTCTGAAGTACAGGAATCAAAATGTAAATATACGCTACAACTCCTGACCTCCACATCTCTCTTGTTCATTATCCGATGATGAAAGCATAGCAATTTACAAAACCCCCTTCTGTGGTTCTGAGAAAGAACCGAAAACAtggtttcttcttcatcttcactgTGGTCCGCAAATGGCAATCTTCTTCTCCAACAACAATCCTGTTCATCTTTCTCCAACTATCGACACTCTGCAACACCAACCAGGTAAATTCCACAATTTCCAGTCTCCAATTTCGTCGAATTTTGTTGCTTTAATATTCGTTTAAGTTTTCTTGACTCTGTATGGTTAATTTCAAGAAAAGAGTTCAGAACACAATCGGGTATTCTTGAAATGTGATACTTTTCTTAGCGCATGAAAATTTTATACACAATTGATTAGTTTCCAGTTCAAAATTTTATATCACATTTCAAAAATTATGCTCAATTGATTAGTTTCCAGTTCAGAAATCATATATGTAAGCGTCTCACTAAGCTTCATCTTATAAGACAAGTTTACCAATTCGTGATTTTGAAAGAAAATTGACCTAAAATATCACATATTTTAAGAACTCGTACTAAGAAATCTGCAGGAAGAAAGATACATAGAAAATGGCTCAAACCCTAGAAAAGGAAATTGGTTAAAGTGGTAtctttatattaaaatttatgaattctatctttttttctttttgattttttcCAGATGGGGTTTCAGAAAAGAGATTGATTTGGGACCTGCCATTCGTAGAACCAAAGATGAAGCATTTCGTGTAGCTAATCCTAATGTATGTCATTAAAAACTATAAACCATCATAAAAACGACACACGATGATTAGATTCATGTAATTTGTTGTCTATGGTAGTTTTTAATCAACAAATATATAATGCATAATTGAACATAACTCATTGATCATTGATCTTGAACACGGTATAGGTAAGATAATTTCTAATTTTGGAGATTAATATAGGTTTTTATACatatttgtttctagaaaatagttgttttttttttaaataatgtagGTTACAATAGCAAGTGGAAGGTCGAGGAAAGAAGTGATCATGGTTGATCCCGTTGAAGCAAAACGTTTAGCCGCTAAACAAATGGAAGCCATTAAAGCAAAACAAAGTTTTCAAGTAATTTTTTGTAATTATTATACACAGTACACAGTATACAGTACACAGTACACAGTCATGttctgataaaacaatgttgcagaGGAGACGACAAATAGAAGCCATAAATGGAGCGTGGGCTATGATTGGCCTAACCACAGGCTTAGTCCTCGAAGGTCAAAGTGGAAATGGCATTTTGGCTCAGGTGAGCTCGTTGTGGTTTAGCCGTTTAGCCACTCGGCTCGTAAAACATGGTTAACCGAGTTTCTTGGTTCATGCAGTTGGCTGGATATTGGGCCACCTTGGTCAGCTTTTTTGTAAGATAATGCACACGGGTTAGGGTTAGCCCATATGGCGTTACATGAaatatatgttattttgtttatGATACATAGAAGAGGAACCATAATATCATTACACATTGTCACAAAAGCAAAATGTTTGTGATAGGTGACTGCTTTGTGTCGAGGGTAATTTGGTCAAGTACTTTGCTTTGTGCCACCCCTTTGTCATTCACTATACAAAAGATAAAGATTGGATATTGATAAAAGCGAATAAAGGACCCCATTGTTTTTATGTCGATAACTTGGATTTTGGTTAAGTTTATGTTTAATTTGATTTCTCAAGCAAGGTCATTTTCGTCATAGACTTTGAGTAGTTTCCCCGTGTTTGATTGGATGACaatgaaaaatcataattttttgaGAGATGGTGGAAGATCTGACAAACAATTATCAAATACAAAATCCAGAAAAATCGAAACTTAGATAATAAAAATTATTAGGACCATGTCACTCATCTATGAGACTTTGAGGTAATTTTGACTTCCAATTTGTTTTTTATGTTAAAATTATTGGGTTCTGACTTCTGAATGGTTTTTTATCGGTTTTCAAAGTctttaaaggttttacaaattGCAAATTTGGTTCTGACTTTGGGTGCTACTCCATAGTTCTTTTTAGTTTTATGATTAATTAACCTGAAGGAAATAGGGAGATAACGTTGTATTTTAATATGTAATTTGGTAAATTTGTGGTTGATAAACTAATTATCGAATGCCAAACTTGGATTTAAAAGTCAAAGATGAAAAAATGGAAGACCTCATCTATGGATTTTTGACCTACCGAGATTCCTGTAGCTATGCGACTTAAATCCCAATTGCTAAGTAATGAAAATGGAGTGATGATGTATTATAGTTATGGTTATATTTATGtagaaaagctaaatttgatGGCTAGGATGttccattttattttattttatttatttatttattttttgttatgaACATATGTATATTGTGTTGAAAACAAAGTAGAAAGGTAAAATAATCATGTTTATCGATTGGCACAAATAGTCAGATGCATAATCAAATAACACTTAATAGATCAAGTCGGACTTCAAACCAAGTTTCTAACTCAATCAGATTTGACATAATAAACAATCATCAAAAAGTCTATTAGTATTTACTAAAtgttagtttatttttagtttactAAAATAGGGTTAGTTCCAATGATTATGAAATTTCAGTTTGTAAAATatgattattttgtttatgtgtttCAATTTGATATGGTTTGAAAATTATATTGAGCTCATCTTACAAAATGACTAGACTCGTTATCATTGAGTCATATCAAGGAATATGTTTTAAATGTAATAATGCTTTTACTTCTTATGTCATGATTGTTCATGATCGATAAAATCTCAAAAATTACATATTATATTTACTTTGTAGTTTAATAATTGCTAACTGAGTTAGTATTGATTAAGTTAGAACTCCTGATTGACTCTATATCTATtaaaaccatgttgtttgattatatTTGTGAATGTCTGTCGTGAATGATGAAAATGATCATATTATTCTTATATATCTATAGAGCACTTATTGATTAAATTCAACTTCCATATATATCAAATT
This window encodes:
- the LOC111894806 gene encoding uncharacterized protein LOC111894806, with the translated sequence MVSSSSSLWSANGNLLLQQQSCSSFSNYRHSATPTRWGFRKEIDLGPAIRRTKDEAFRVANPNVTIASGRSRKEVIMVDPVEAKRLAAKQMEAIKAKQSFQRRRQIEAINGAWAMIGLTTGLVLEGQSGNGILAQLAGYWATLVSFFVR